One stretch of Dehalococcoidales bacterium DNA includes these proteins:
- a CDS encoding vitamin B12-dependent ribonucleotide reductase encodes MVKPEIKSLSGVSLTENALRVLGKRYLKKDAKGRVVETPEDMFRRVAGAIASAELVYNPEADVTVVEEEFYRLMTSLQFLPNSPTLMNAGRELGQLSACFVLPVEDSMESIFDAVKNTALIHKSGGGTGFSFSRLRPEDDRVGSTGGVASGPVSFIRAFDVATDVIKQGGMRRGANMGILSIDHPDIMRFITAKEDLASLTNFNISVAVTGEFMEAVKAGTDYNLVNPHTKEVSGRLNAKEVFDKLVSMAWKTGDPGVVFIDRINDDNPTPQLGRIESTNPCGEQPLLPYESCNLGSINLSRMVILQDGSYRIDYPHLKEIIRTAVRFLDNVIEVNKFPLPAIEEMTKKTRKIGLGVMGFADMLIKLDIPYDSEEALKVASDIMQFVTEQSAKASEELAGERGVFPAFAESIYDVPSGPRLRNASCTTIAPTGTLSIIAGCSSGIEPLFALSYKRNILDGEQFIEVNPYFEEVAKKGGFYSEELMRKLADGVSLRGIDGVPDDIKKTFVTAHDIKAGWHVKMQAAFQRFTHNAVSKTVNFPKEATVDDIASVYKMAYEEGLKGITIYRDGSREGQVLTTGKTKKVESTVLVPRKRTKTTSGVTEKVTTGCGNLYVTVNSDDEGICEVFSSLGKTGGCASAQLEAICRLISLALRSGVDVASIVRQLRGIRCPSIAWEQGKSILSCADAIASVLEKHTTGYDGKPRLEDYGLVKNLAGQCPDCGNLLVYQEGCFVCPSCGYTKC; translated from the coding sequence ATGGTTAAGCCGGAGATCAAGTCGTTAAGCGGGGTCAGTCTTACCGAGAATGCCCTCCGTGTCCTGGGGAAAAGGTACTTGAAGAAAGACGCCAAGGGCCGGGTTGTGGAGACTCCGGAGGATATGTTTCGCCGGGTAGCCGGTGCGATTGCCTCGGCTGAGCTTGTCTATAACCCTGAGGCTGACGTCACAGTAGTGGAGGAGGAGTTCTACCGGTTGATGACCAGCCTCCAGTTCTTGCCCAATTCCCCTACCCTGATGAATGCCGGGCGGGAACTGGGCCAGCTCTCGGCATGCTTCGTCCTCCCCGTCGAGGACTCGATGGAGTCCATCTTCGATGCCGTGAAAAATACTGCCCTGATTCATAAGAGTGGCGGCGGGACCGGTTTTTCCTTTTCCAGACTCAGGCCGGAGGATGATAGAGTAGGCTCTACCGGGGGCGTCGCCAGCGGCCCGGTCTCCTTTATCCGTGCCTTTGATGTCGCTACTGATGTTATCAAACAGGGCGGGATGCGCCGCGGGGCGAATATGGGTATCCTCAGTATTGACCACCCCGACATTATGAGGTTCATTACGGCTAAGGAAGACCTTGCCTCGCTGACCAACTTCAATATCTCGGTGGCGGTGACCGGTGAATTCATGGAGGCGGTCAAGGCCGGCACCGACTATAACCTGGTCAATCCGCATACCAAAGAGGTTTCCGGCAGGCTCAATGCCAAAGAAGTGTTCGATAAGCTGGTCAGTATGGCCTGGAAGACCGGAGACCCGGGTGTTGTCTTCATTGACCGTATTAATGATGACAATCCTACCCCGCAACTGGGTAGGATTGAGAGCACTAACCCCTGCGGCGAACAGCCCCTGCTCCCTTACGAATCGTGCAATCTGGGCTCGATTAACCTGTCCCGGATGGTAATTCTCCAGGACGGGTCCTACCGGATTGATTATCCCCATCTGAAGGAGATAATCAGGACGGCAGTGCGCTTTCTGGACAATGTCATTGAGGTTAACAAGTTCCCCCTGCCCGCAATCGAGGAAATGACCAAAAAGACCAGGAAGATCGGTCTCGGAGTAATGGGCTTTGCCGATATGTTAATCAAGCTCGATATTCCCTATGACTCGGAAGAGGCGCTGAAGGTTGCCTCTGATATCATGCAGTTTGTCACCGAGCAGTCGGCAAAGGCCTCTGAGGAGCTGGCCGGGGAGCGGGGGGTCTTCCCCGCCTTTGCCGAGAGTATTTATGATGTCCCCTCCGGGCCCAGGTTAAGAAATGCTTCCTGTACCACCATCGCCCCCACCGGTACACTGAGTATTATCGCCGGCTGCTCGAGCGGTATCGAGCCTCTTTTTGCCTTGAGCTACAAGCGCAATATTCTGGATGGTGAGCAGTTTATCGAAGTAAACCCGTACTTTGAGGAGGTGGCCAAGAAGGGGGGCTTCTATTCCGAGGAGCTTATGCGCAAGCTGGCTGATGGGGTCAGCCTCCGTGGTATTGATGGTGTACCGGATGATATCAAGAAGACCTTTGTTACTGCTCACGACATAAAGGCCGGCTGGCACGTTAAGATGCAGGCTGCTTTTCAAAGGTTTACTCACAATGCGGTATCCAAAACGGTCAATTTTCCCAAAGAAGCTACTGTTGATGATATCGCCAGTGTCTATAAAATGGCCTATGAGGAAGGGCTGAAGGGGATAACCATCTACCGTGACGGCAGCCGGGAGGGGCAGGTATTGACTACAGGCAAGACTAAGAAGGTCGAAAGTACGGTACTGGTACCCAGAAAGCGGACCAAGACGACCTCAGGGGTCACTGAGAAAGTGACCACAGGCTGCGGTAACCTCTATGTCACGGTGAACTCGGATGACGAAGGTATCTGTGAGGTCTTCTCCAGCCTGGGTAAGACCGGAGGCTGTGCCTCAGCGCAGCTTGAGGCCATCTGCCGGCTCATTTCCCTGGCCTTACGCTCCGGTGTCGATGTCGCCTCGATAGTAAGACAGCTGCGCGGCATTCGCTGTCCGTCCATTGCCTGGGAGCAGGGCAAATCTATTCTTTCCTGTGCCGATGCCATTGCCAGCGTGCTGGAGAAGCATACCACCGGCTACGATGGTAAGCCCAGGTTGGAAGACTACGGGCTGGTCAAGAACCTGGCCGGACAGTGCCCGGACTGCGGCAACCTGCTCGTCTATCAGGAGGGCTGCTTCGTCTGTCCGAGCTGCGGCTATACCAAGTGTTGA
- the nrdR gene encoding transcriptional regulator NrdR, translating into MWRLFVNCPYCGNLESRVIDSRDVDDGVRRRRQCSSCSARFTTYERLQAASLFVIKKDKRREEFSREKLMSGIRKACEKRPLPTGAIDKLVDDIEAELYRLGKSEIPGAVIGDMVMKGLRELDHIAYIRFASVYREFADITALKQELDTLIGDEAAKASQPVSQLPLLPVEPSLALAGGQRRRRK; encoded by the coding sequence GTGTGGAGATTATTCGTGAATTGTCCTTATTGCGGCAATCTGGAGTCCAGGGTTATTGATTCCCGTGACGTTGATGATGGTGTCCGCCGCCGGCGTCAGTGTTCCTCTTGTAGTGCTCGTTTTACCACCTACGAGCGGTTGCAGGCGGCCAGTCTCTTTGTAATTAAGAAGGACAAGCGCCGTGAGGAGTTTAGCCGGGAGAAGCTCATGTCCGGCATCCGCAAGGCCTGTGAGAAGCGGCCGCTGCCTACCGGAGCTATCGATAAGCTTGTTGATGATATCGAAGCCGAGCTTTACCGGCTGGGTAAATCAGAGATACCCGGTGCTGTTATCGGCGATATGGTGATGAAGGGCTTGAGGGAGCTGGACCATATTGCCTACATTCGCTTTGCCAGCGTCTATCGGGAGTTCGCCGATATCACTGCCTTGAAGCAGGAACTGGACACTCTGATCGGAGATGAGGCGGCAAAAGCATCCCAGCCGGTGAGTCAACTGCCTTTGCTTCCGGTTGAGCCGTCACTGGCGCTGGCTGGAGGTCAACGGAGGCGTCGTAAATGA
- a CDS encoding Rrf2 family transcriptional regulator, with translation MKLSTKGRYAVRAMIDLAVQSGGSPTLIKDISARQQISCLYLEQLFTRLKTAGLVRSVRGPRGGFMLARPPREIRFIDIVQVMEGSMAPVECVDNAMLCSRAGSCVTRRVWAEVKEAVDGVLSDITLEDLVERQGRKGG, from the coding sequence GTGAAACTCTCGACCAAGGGACGTTATGCAGTGCGCGCGATGATTGATCTGGCGGTCCAATCTGGGGGCAGTCCGACTCTGATCAAGGACATCTCGGCGAGGCAGCAGATATCGTGCCTGTATCTGGAGCAGCTCTTTACCCGGCTCAAGACAGCCGGTCTGGTCAGGAGCGTTCGCGGGCCCAGAGGTGGGTTCATGCTGGCCCGGCCGCCACGTGAGATAAGATTTATTGATATTGTGCAGGTGATGGAGGGGTCGATGGCGCCGGTAGAGTGTGTTGATAATGCGATGCTCTGCTCGCGTGCCGGTTCCTGCGTGACCCGCCGGGTGTGGGCCGAGGTGAAAGAAGCGGTGGATGGTGTACTCTCTGATATTACTCTGGAGGACTTGGTCGAGCGGCAGGGGCGGAAGGGGGGTTGA
- the selA gene encoding L-seryl-tRNA(Sec) selenium transferase — protein sequence MDKEFRHLPGVDKLTSNERLRQLGEELSHTSFMELIRNHLEQTRLDIAAGSPCPSLDDIVEAIVARGCAMTKPGLRPVVNATGIILHTNLGRAPLSEETAAAMNTVASTYSNLEFDLDSGRRGSRNSHIEQSLCRLTGAEAALVVNNNTSAVLLALSALTRRKEVLVSRGQAVQIGGGFRIPDVMRQSGARLVEVGTTNCTYAVDYEQAINPRTAALMRIHLSNFRMMGFTHSVTLEELVALGKDHNLPVLDDLGSGCLLDTTQFGLDPEPTVQQSIAAGVDLVFFSADKLLGGPQAGIVTGRKELIEKLKKHPLARAVRIDKIGLAGLAATLVHYLKGEAITKIPVWRMIAAPLDGIEQRAVTWAGPLKRLAGVIAGETMVGGGSLPGATLPTRLVAIGEEGGKSKRNMAQVLSQRLRQREIPVIGRISENLLLLDPRSVLPGEDRIVLKALQDAAASLKDR from the coding sequence ATGGACAAGGAGTTTCGTCACCTGCCCGGAGTGGACAAGCTAACCTCCAACGAGCGCTTGAGGCAGCTCGGGGAGGAGCTTTCCCACACGTCCTTTATGGAGTTGATACGCAACCACCTTGAGCAAACCCGGCTGGATATCGCTGCCGGTAGCCCCTGCCCTTCTCTTGACGATATAGTAGAAGCTATTGTCGCCCGGGGCTGCGCCATGACAAAGCCGGGGCTGCGCCCGGTGGTCAACGCTACCGGCATCATACTTCACACCAACCTGGGCCGTGCTCCTCTCAGCGAGGAGACTGCCGCCGCGATGAACACGGTCGCCAGCACCTACTCTAACCTGGAGTTCGACCTGGACAGCGGCCGGCGGGGGTCGCGCAACAGCCACATCGAGCAGTCGCTGTGCCGGCTCACCGGAGCCGAGGCGGCACTGGTGGTAAACAATAATACCTCAGCGGTGCTGCTCGCTCTCAGTGCGCTGACCAGAAGGAAAGAGGTGCTCGTTTCCCGCGGCCAGGCAGTACAGATCGGCGGCGGCTTTCGCATCCCCGACGTAATGCGCCAGAGCGGGGCCAGGCTGGTCGAGGTGGGCACCACCAACTGCACCTATGCTGTCGATTATGAACAGGCAATCAACCCGCGGACAGCGGCGCTGATGCGAATCCACCTGAGCAACTTCAGGATGATGGGCTTCACCCATTCGGTCACTCTCGAGGAACTGGTAGCGCTGGGCAAAGACCACAACCTCCCCGTACTCGATGACCTCGGCAGCGGATGTCTGCTGGATACCACCCAGTTCGGTCTTGACCCGGAGCCAACGGTACAGCAGAGCATTGCCGCTGGTGTCGACCTGGTCTTCTTCTCTGCTGATAAGCTCCTCGGTGGTCCTCAAGCCGGCATCGTCACCGGTCGGAAAGAGCTGATAGAAAAATTGAAGAAACACCCGCTGGCGCGTGCGGTACGGATCGATAAGATAGGACTGGCCGGTCTGGCGGCCACCCTGGTTCACTACCTGAAAGGTGAAGCGATAACCAAGATCCCGGTCTGGCGTATGATTGCCGCTCCTCTGGACGGAATTGAGCAGCGGGCCGTAACCTGGGCTGGACCACTCAAGAGACTGGCCGGGGTGATCGCCGGAGAAACGATGGTCGGAGGCGGCAGTCTGCCCGGGGCCACTCTACCGACCAGGCTGGTTGCTATCGGAGAAGAGGGAGGTAAAAGTAAGCGCAATATGGCGCAAGTCTTAAGCCAGCGGCTGCGCCAGCGAGAGATACCGGTCATCGGGCGAATTAGCGAAAATCTCCTCTTGCTCGACCCCCGCTCCGTACTTCCCGGAGAAGACAGGATTGTGCTCAAAGCCCTGCAAGATGCCGCTGCCAGCCTTAAGGACAGGTGA
- the selB gene encoding selenocysteine-specific translation elongation factor has protein sequence MFVIGTAGHIDHGKSVLVRALTGIDPDRLREEKERGMTIDLGFAWLKLPDGQEVGIVDVPGHERLIKNMLAGVGGIDLALLIIDAGEGVMPQTREHLAILNILGIERGIAVLTKKDLVDDERLALARGEVTRLLAPTTLARSPIVAVSALTGEGLADLTSAIGKLLGSTPLRKDIGRPRLPIDRVFTIAGSGTIVTGTLIDGSLSTGQEVELIPAGLRSRIRRLQTHKTSVETAAPGSRVGVNLTGIAATEPQRGDVLTIPGWLSPTTMLSVKLCLLPHLQHPLSHGTTVNFYAGSTQAESRVRLLEKDELKPGETGWAQLLLNKPVALVKGDRFIIRSPEATLGGGEVLEPHTRRHRRLHPNVIENLRRRAQGTPEEMIMAILEGKPLKMSELSTQSGLTVSELSPAVASLIEQSKIVRIGRGESELLLTATGWENLAGRVTAILKDYHLRFPSRPGMPRAELSSRLKMTAPSPAIIKKLLDDGNVIEDSAAIRLATHHVQLTKTQQAQIDTFLKSLAESPYAPPGGLIPEADLLKLIVARNQVIKISEEVVFSRQAYNEMVAGITSHLKEAGSVTVAEVRDMFKTSRKYALALLEYLDGAKVTRRLGDRRVLYRESGTGH, from the coding sequence GTGTTTGTAATCGGTACTGCGGGACACATAGACCACGGTAAATCGGTACTGGTGCGCGCCCTGACCGGCATAGACCCGGACCGGCTGCGCGAGGAGAAGGAACGGGGTATGACCATTGACCTGGGCTTCGCCTGGCTGAAGCTGCCCGATGGTCAGGAGGTTGGTATTGTTGATGTCCCGGGTCACGAACGGCTGATTAAGAATATGCTGGCCGGAGTGGGCGGCATCGACCTGGCCCTGCTTATCATCGATGCCGGTGAAGGAGTGATGCCACAGACCAGGGAGCACCTGGCTATCCTGAACATACTAGGTATAGAGAGAGGAATCGCCGTTCTCACCAAAAAGGACCTGGTAGATGATGAGCGGCTGGCCCTGGCAAGGGGGGAAGTCACCAGGCTGCTCGCTCCGACCACCCTTGCCCGGTCCCCGATTGTTGCCGTCTCGGCCCTGACCGGAGAGGGCCTCGCTGATCTGACCTCGGCTATCGGCAAGCTCCTCGGCTCCACTCCACTCAGGAAGGATATCGGCCGTCCCCGGCTTCCCATAGACCGCGTCTTTACTATTGCCGGCTCCGGCACCATCGTCACCGGAACACTGATTGACGGCTCGCTCAGCACAGGACAGGAGGTAGAACTGATCCCCGCCGGGCTCAGGTCACGGATACGAAGGCTGCAGACGCATAAGACTTCTGTCGAAACGGCCGCTCCGGGGAGCAGGGTCGGCGTCAACCTGACCGGTATCGCCGCCACCGAACCACAGCGCGGCGATGTACTCACCATACCCGGCTGGCTCTCACCCACCACGATGCTCTCGGTTAAGCTGTGTCTGCTACCCCATCTTCAGCACCCCCTGTCACACGGCACCACGGTGAACTTTTATGCCGGGTCCACCCAGGCTGAATCCAGAGTCCGCCTGCTGGAAAAAGACGAACTCAAGCCCGGTGAGACGGGCTGGGCACAGCTATTACTGAATAAGCCGGTGGCTCTGGTTAAGGGCGACCGTTTTATTATCCGCTCGCCGGAGGCTACTCTTGGCGGTGGCGAAGTTCTCGAGCCTCATACCAGACGGCACCGCCGACTGCACCCGAACGTCATTGAGAACCTCAGGCGTAGAGCGCAGGGAACCCCCGAAGAGATGATTATGGCAATACTGGAGGGTAAACCGCTCAAGATGTCCGAACTCTCCACACAGAGCGGCCTAACTGTCAGCGAGCTTAGCCCGGCAGTAGCCTCCCTTATCGAGCAGAGTAAGATAGTCAGGATAGGCAGGGGGGAAAGCGAGCTCCTTCTGACTGCAACCGGCTGGGAGAATCTGGCCGGCCGGGTGACCGCCATCCTTAAGGACTATCACCTCAGGTTCCCCTCCCGCCCGGGGATGCCCAGGGCAGAGTTGAGCAGCCGGCTCAAGATGACGGCACCTAGTCCGGCGATTATAAAAAAGCTTCTTGACGATGGCAACGTCATCGAGGATAGCGCTGCTATCCGTCTTGCCACCCATCACGTTCAGCTCACCAAGACGCAGCAGGCGCAGATAGACACCTTCCTCAAGTCACTGGCGGAGAGTCCTTACGCCCCACCCGGCGGCCTCATACCGGAAGCGGACCTGCTCAAACTGATCGTGGCCCGCAACCAGGTGATCAAGATAAGCGAGGAGGTGGTCTTCTCCCGTCAAGCCTATAATGAAATGGTAGCCGGAATCACCTCACACCTGAAGGAAGCGGGAAGCGTGACTGTAGCTGAAGTACGGGATATGTTTAAGACCAGCCGCAAGTATGCCCTGGCTCTGCTGGAATACCTGGATGGGGCGAAGGTAACACGCCGCCTCGGCGACCGTAGAGTTCTCTATCGGGAATCAGGTACCGGACATTGA
- a CDS encoding thiamine pyrophosphate-binding protein, with protein sequence MKKYRCTVCDYIYDEAKEGRKFSELPENWRCPVCNAPKAAFVALTEESGEKKKEASTVSDVFVEQMAEWGIRYVFGLPGTSALGLVDAIRKNKRMKFIQVRHEQTAAFMASAYGKLTGHIAACLTIAGPGATNLATGLYDAKLDHAPVLALTGLVKRQLIGPGSFQEIDQHSFFEPICVFNKILMAEEQTTSLVTLAIKHALLERGVSHISIPNDIQKIPYDTDVLPMQGRITNRSILPSEHLIKEAAVKIDSAKRPVIIAGFGAVGQGDKLLELARKIYAPVVTTFKGKGVIDETNELYVGSHGTIGSTAAAKLVRGSDLLIVVGSSFSDMTQIPPKRIVQIDIDPMILAKNYPSEVSLWGSSAEILPKLTGKVAAKENKEYLAEITRLKKEWTKLLAKEADSSRTPIRPQYIIKVLNDKIAEDAIISLDVGDNGWWFGRNFVMKSTQKMVMSGYLASMGTGLPGAIEAQLAYQDRQAVCITGDGGFSMVMGDFLTAVKYDLPVKIFLFNNKQLGMIMQEQKIEDYPNWQTDLYNCNFAEYAQICGGIGIKVKDPAELEGAVEQALSSTKPVIVDIDTDTRRFV encoded by the coding sequence ATGAAGAAATATAGGTGTACGGTCTGCGACTACATCTACGACGAAGCAAAGGAGGGCAGGAAGTTCTCGGAGCTGCCGGAGAACTGGAGGTGTCCTGTCTGTAATGCCCCTAAAGCGGCTTTCGTCGCCCTGACGGAAGAAAGCGGAGAAAAGAAGAAAGAGGCCAGTACGGTTTCGGACGTCTTTGTCGAACAAATGGCCGAGTGGGGCATCAGGTATGTCTTCGGCCTACCTGGCACATCCGCACTCGGCCTGGTCGACGCAATCAGGAAGAATAAGCGGATGAAGTTCATCCAGGTACGGCATGAACAGACCGCCGCTTTTATGGCCTCAGCCTACGGAAAACTAACCGGACACATAGCAGCATGCCTGACCATAGCCGGGCCGGGGGCAACCAATCTGGCCACCGGCCTGTATGACGCTAAGCTCGATCATGCTCCGGTGCTGGCCCTGACCGGGTTGGTGAAGAGGCAACTGATTGGTCCCGGATCCTTTCAGGAAATCGACCAGCATTCATTTTTCGAACCGATATGCGTCTTCAACAAGATACTGATGGCGGAAGAACAAACGACCAGCCTGGTCACATTGGCCATCAAGCACGCCCTGCTGGAGAGAGGAGTATCCCATATCAGTATCCCTAACGACATCCAGAAGATTCCGTACGATACCGATGTACTGCCAATGCAGGGTAGAATCACCAATCGAAGTATTCTACCGAGCGAGCATTTGATAAAAGAAGCTGCCGTAAAGATCGATTCAGCCAAAAGGCCCGTTATCATCGCCGGTTTCGGAGCCGTTGGTCAGGGCGATAAGCTGCTGGAGTTAGCCCGCAAAATCTATGCGCCGGTGGTAACGACTTTCAAGGGCAAGGGCGTTATTGACGAGACTAACGAACTATATGTCGGCAGTCACGGGACAATCGGATCAACGGCCGCTGCCAAACTGGTCCGGGGCAGCGACCTGCTGATTGTGGTCGGGTCCTCATTTTCCGATATGACACAGATACCGCCGAAGAGAATAGTACAAATTGACATAGACCCTATGATACTGGCCAAGAATTATCCCTCCGAGGTCTCATTGTGGGGTAGCAGCGCCGAGATACTGCCGAAACTGACAGGAAAGGTCGCCGCAAAAGAAAACAAGGAATATCTGGCTGAAATAACCAGATTGAAGAAGGAGTGGACAAAGCTGCTTGCTAAAGAAGCAGACTCATCCCGAACTCCAATAAGGCCGCAGTATATAATCAAGGTGCTGAACGACAAAATCGCGGAAGACGCCATAATATCCCTGGACGTCGGTGACAACGGCTGGTGGTTTGGCAGAAACTTCGTGATGAAGTCAACCCAAAAGATGGTTATGTCCGGTTATCTGGCCTCGATGGGTACCGGGCTTCCGGGAGCCATCGAGGCACAGCTTGCCTATCAAGACAGGCAGGCTGTTTGTATTACGGGAGACGGCGGCTTTTCGATGGTGATGGGAGACTTCCTCACCGCCGTAAAATATGACCTGCCGGTTAAGATCTTCCTGTTTAACAATAAGCAGCTCGGCATGATAATGCAGGAACAAAAAATCGAGGACTATCCCAACTGGCAGACCGACCTGTACAACTGCAATTTTGCGGAATATGCGCAAATCTGTGGTGGGATAGGAATCAAAGTAAAAGACCCGGCAGAACTGGAAGGAGCCGTCGAACAGGCACTGTCGTCAACGAAGCCGGTTATTGTGGATATTGATACCGATACCAGAAGGTTCGTGTAG
- a CDS encoding universal stress protein: MYKKILVPLDGSKLAECALPHVEEIASKCGVDVVLVSVTERVRGYRPVEGYDSPSGERLMPEIAGKMEKQGQRYLDRIAKGLESKGIKVRAEMLMGNPAEEIIIYAKTEKCDLIIMASHGRSGPSRWTHGSVADKVLKSSPTTVMMVRAPGCPQAV; the protein is encoded by the coding sequence ATGTATAAGAAGATTCTGGTTCCTTTAGACGGCTCCAAGCTGGCGGAGTGTGCTCTTCCTCATGTTGAAGAGATTGCCTCGAAGTGCGGAGTGGATGTGGTACTAGTAAGCGTTACGGAGCGTGTCCGGGGCTACCGGCCGGTTGAGGGTTATGATAGTCCGTCAGGTGAAAGACTCATGCCTGAAATTGCGGGTAAAATGGAAAAGCAGGGCCAAAGGTACTTGGACAGAATAGCTAAGGGGTTGGAGAGCAAAGGAATTAAGGTGCGCGCGGAGATGCTGATGGGCAATCCTGCCGAAGAGATTATCATTTATGCAAAGACAGAAAAATGTGATCTCATCATTATGGCCAGTCACGGGCGCTCCGGTCCAAGCAGGTGGACCCACGGCAGTGTTGCTGATAAGGTCCTCAAATCCAGCCCCACAACGGTTATGATGGTTCGTGCACCGGGCTGTCCCCAAGCCGTCTAG